CGACGGCCGCGGCGACGGCCACGGTGGCCCTGCCGGTCCTGTGCGCGTTCATGTGGATCACCCCTGGGGGCTGCTGATCGGGCGACGTCCGGGACTCAGTGGTGGAGGATCTTGGACAGGAAGTCCTTGGCCCGGTCGCTGCGCGGATTGCTGAAGAACTCGTCCGGGGTCGTCTCCTCGACGATCCGTCCGTCGGCCATGAAGACGACGCGGTTGGCGGCGGAGCGGGCGAAGCCCATCTCGTGGGTGACGACCACCATCGTCATGCCGTCCCGGGCGAGTTGCTGCATGACCTCCAGAACCTCGTTGATCATCTCGGGGTCGAGCGCGGAGGTCGGCTCGTCGAAGAGCATCACCTTCGGATCCATGGCGAGGGCGCGGGCGATCGCCACGCGCTGCTGCTGACCGCCGGAGAGCTGCGCCGGGTACTTGTCCGCCTGTTCGGCGACCCCGACCCGGTCGAGCAGCGCGCGGGCCCGCTGCTCGGCGGCCTTCCGGCTCTTCTTGCGGACCTTGATCTGGCCCAGGGTGACGTTGTCGAGCACCGTCTTGTGCGCGAAGAGGTTGAAGGACTGGAAGACCATGCCGACGTCGGCCCGCAGGGCCGCCAGCTCCCGGCCCTCGGCCGGGAGCGGACGGCCGTCGATGACGATCTCGCCCGCGTCGATGGCCTCCAGGCGGTTGATCGCCCGGCAGAGCGTCGACTTTCCCCCGCCCGACGGTCCGATGACGACGACCACCTCGCCTCGGTGGATCGTCAGGTCGATGGACTGGAGGACGTGCAGGGTGCCGAAGTGTTTGTCCACCGCGCGCAGCACGACGAGCGCGTCGCCGCCTTCCGGGACGGGCATGGCACCCTCCAAGGGTCACGCCCCCGTTTGCCGGTCCCTCCTCACGTTCATGCTCCGCCCTCCGCCGGGCCCGCGCACGCCGGGCGGAGGGACGGAAGATCAGCCGGTGGTCTCGCG
The sequence above is a segment of the Streptomyces sp. NBC_01255 genome. Coding sequences within it:
- a CDS encoding amino acid ABC transporter ATP-binding protein, with translation MPVPEGGDALVVLRAVDKHFGTLHVLQSIDLTIHRGEVVVVIGPSGGGKSTLCRAINRLEAIDAGEIVIDGRPLPAEGRELAALRADVGMVFQSFNLFAHKTVLDNVTLGQIKVRKKSRKAAEQRARALLDRVGVAEQADKYPAQLSGGQQQRVAIARALAMDPKVMLFDEPTSALDPEMINEVLEVMQQLARDGMTMVVVTHEMGFARSAANRVVFMADGRIVEETTPDEFFSNPRSDRAKDFLSKILHH